One Aythya fuligula isolate bAytFul2 chromosome W, bAytFul2.pri, whole genome shotgun sequence genomic window carries:
- the LOC116501293 gene encoding synaptotagmin-4-like, whose translation MGSDHKNELIEYEIPTVVGLFSAFGLVFSVSLFAWICCQRKSSKSNKTPPYEFVHILKGVDVYPENLNSKKKFGADDKSEAKNKLAMPKNSLHLDLEKRDLNGNFPKTTSEIQSSPDLENVSPKHFSESKKNSVSPDSLKSITSLSSEEKQEKLGILFFSLEYNFEKKAFVVNIKEARGLPAMDEQSMTSDPYIKMTILPKKKHKVKTRVLRKTLDPAFDETFTFYGIPYSQIQDLTLHFMILSFDRFSRDDVIGEVLIPLEGTELSEGRMLMDREIIKRNVRKSSGCGELLISLCYQSATNTLTVVILKARHLPKSDVSGLSDPYVKVNLYHAKKRISKKKTHVKKCTPNAVFNELFVFDIPCEGLDDISIEFLVLDSDRGSRNEVIGQLTLGCSAEGTGGEHWKEICEYPRRQIAKWHMLCDGLQLREGLELEKLYIISIGKEQFSFFLCYV comes from the exons ATGGGATCAGACCATAAGAATGAGCTAATTGAGT ATGAAATTCCTACAGTGGTTGGGCTCTTCAGTGCATTTGGCCTTGTCTTCTCTGTCTCCCTTTTTGCTTGGATCTGCTGCCAGCGCAAATCTTCCAAATCCAACAAGACCCCTCCATATGAGTTTGTCCATATTCTGAAGGGAGTTGATGTTTATCCTGAGAATCTCAATAGTAAGAAGAAGTTTGGAGCAGATGATAAAAGTGAAGCAAAGAACAAATTGGCAATGCCTAAGAATTCTCTCCATCTAGACCTAGAGAAGAGAGATCTAAATGGCAATTTCCCCAAAACAACCTCTGAAATACAGAGCTCTCCAGATCTTGAAAATGTGTCTCCGAAACACTTTTcggaaagtaagaaaaattcaGTATCCCCTGATAGTTTAAAGTCCATCACATCCctttcatctgaagaaaaacaagaaaagctaGGAatactctttttctctttagagtACAACTTTGAGAAAAAGGCATTTGTAGTGAACATCAAGGAAGCACGTGGGCTGCCAGCAATGGATGAACAGTCAATGACTTCTGATCCCTATATCAAAATGACAATCCTGCCTAAGAAAAAGCACAAGGTGAAAACCAGAGTGCTGAGAAAAACCTTAGATCCAGCTTTTGATGAGACTTTCACATTCTATGGGATCCCCTACAGCCAAATTCAAGACTTAACACTTCACTTTATGATCTTGAGCTTTGACAGGTTTTCCAGAGATGATGTCATTGGAGAAGTCCTCATCCCCCTTGAAGGAACTGAATTATCAGAAGGAAGGATGCTAATGGACAGAGAGatcatcaaaagaaatgttagg AAATCATCTGGGTGTGGAGAATTACTGATCTCTCTCTGTTATCAGTCTGCAACAAACACGCTaactgttgttattttaaaagccagGCATCTACCTAAATCTGATGTGTCAGGATTATCAG ATCCTTATGTCAAAGTGAACCTGTACCATGCtaagaaaagaatttctaaaaagaaaacccatGTGAAGAAGTGTACCCCCAATGCAGTGTTCAATGAATTGTTTGTCTTTGACATTCCTTGTGAGGGCCTTGATGATATCAGCATTGAATTTTTGGTTTTAGATTCAGATAGAGGGTCAAGAAATGAGGTCATTGGCCAGTTAACCTTGGGATGTTCAGCAGAAGGAACAGGTGGAGAACACTGGAAGGAAATTTGCGAATATCCTAGGAGACAAATTGCCAAATGGCATATGTTGTGTGATGGTTTGCAGCTCAGAGAGGGGTTGGAACTTGAAAAACTATATATAATTTCCATAGGCAAggagcagttttctttctttctttgctatGTATAA